A part of Kitasatospora acidiphila genomic DNA contains:
- a CDS encoding Lrp/AsnC family transcriptional regulator: MPNNPQTRGASIDEVDRAIIRALADNARLANNALAEAVGIAPSTCLARVRSLQERGIIRGFRAEVDPAAIGLPLQAMISVRLRAHTREQVASFRSTAPDLPGVLAVFHMAGSDDYLLHVGVAGPEALRDFVVDNLTTHPAVAQTRTNLIFEQIAGRGYVAPPGR; this comes from the coding sequence ATGCCGAATAATCCGCAGACTCGCGGTGCGTCCATCGACGAGGTGGACCGGGCGATCATCCGCGCCCTGGCCGACAACGCCAGGCTCGCGAACAACGCCCTCGCCGAGGCGGTGGGCATCGCCCCCTCGACCTGCCTGGCCCGGGTGCGCTCGCTGCAGGAGCGCGGGATCATCCGCGGCTTCCGGGCCGAGGTCGACCCCGCCGCGATCGGTCTGCCGCTCCAGGCGATGATCTCGGTCCGGCTCCGGGCCCACACCCGCGAGCAGGTCGCGAGCTTCCGCAGTACGGCCCCGGATCTGCCCGGCGTCCTGGCGGTGTTCCACATGGCGGGCTCCGACGACTACCTGCTGCACGTCGGCGTCGCCGGCCCCGAGGCGCTGCGCGACTTCGTCGTCGACAACCTGACCACCCACCCGGCGGTGGCGCAGACCCGGACCAACCTGATCTTCGAGCAGATAGCGGGCCGCGGGTACGTGGCCCCGCCCGGGCGCTGA
- a CDS encoding GntR family transcriptional regulator, protein MTGMFDALAAERSRLARSSAAQRVAEVLREHITEGRLAPGTRLSEESLGGVLGVSRNTLREAFRLLADQRLVLHELNRGVFVRTLGPSDVADIYTLRLALEVAGVRAVQRATPERLAAVRAALARAEDAEQQGDWGAVGTADLHFHQAVAGLADSERIDECMAKLAAELRLAFAAVPSAHGFHEPFLRRNQVLAGLLESGEIDDAEVELTRYLDDARTVIVNAMAEQGR, encoded by the coding sequence ATGACCGGGATGTTCGACGCACTTGCGGCCGAGCGGAGCCGACTGGCCCGCAGCAGTGCCGCGCAGCGGGTGGCCGAGGTGCTGCGCGAGCACATCACCGAGGGCCGCCTCGCCCCCGGAACGCGGTTGTCGGAGGAATCGCTCGGTGGGGTCCTAGGGGTCTCGCGCAACACCCTGCGGGAGGCGTTCCGGCTGCTGGCCGACCAGCGCCTGGTCCTGCACGAGCTCAACCGCGGAGTGTTCGTCAGAACCCTGGGCCCCAGCGACGTCGCCGACATCTACACCCTGCGGCTCGCGCTGGAGGTGGCCGGCGTGCGCGCCGTGCAGCGCGCGACCCCGGAGCGCCTGGCCGCGGTCCGTGCCGCGCTGGCCCGGGCGGAGGACGCCGAGCAGCAGGGCGACTGGGGTGCCGTCGGCACCGCGGACCTGCACTTCCACCAGGCCGTCGCCGGACTCGCCGACAGCGAGCGGATCGACGAGTGCATGGCCAAGCTGGCCGCCGAACTGCGCCTGGCGTTCGCGGCGGTTCCCTCGGCGCACGGGTTCCACGAGCCGTTCCTGCGCCGGAACCAGGTGCTCGCCGGCCTGCTGGAGTCCGGCGAGATCGACGACGCCGAAGTCGAGTTGACCAGATACCTGGACGACGCCCGCACGGTGATCGTCAACGCCATGGCGGAGCAGGGGCGGTGA
- a CDS encoding DUF969 domain-containing protein — MIVLLGILVVVAGFATKRNPVLIVGVAGVLTAFLGGLTPMKVLDAFGTGFASSRSVTLFAVTLPVIGLLERHGLQEQARALMGRLAKVSAGRLLAAYLMIRQLGAALGLTTLGGPAQAVRPMIAPMAEAAAERHHGPLTEPARERLRSFAASADTVGLFFGEDCFLTVGSILLITGFVNATYHAHLEPTQLALWAVPTAICATAVHGARLLRLDRSLARTRPAAGTVTATAGVTEEAK; from the coding sequence GTGATCGTTCTTCTCGGCATCCTCGTCGTGGTGGCGGGATTCGCCACCAAGCGCAATCCCGTCCTCATCGTCGGCGTCGCCGGCGTCCTCACCGCCTTCCTGGGCGGGCTCACCCCGATGAAGGTCCTGGACGCGTTCGGCACCGGCTTCGCCTCCAGCCGCTCGGTGACCCTCTTCGCCGTCACCCTGCCCGTCATCGGGCTGTTGGAGCGCCACGGCCTGCAGGAGCAGGCCCGCGCGCTGATGGGCAGGCTCGCCAAGGTCAGCGCGGGCCGCCTGCTCGCGGCCTACCTGATGATCCGTCAACTCGGCGCCGCCCTCGGCCTGACCACGCTCGGCGGACCGGCCCAGGCGGTCCGGCCCATGATCGCGCCGATGGCGGAGGCCGCTGCCGAGCGCCACCACGGCCCCCTGACGGAGCCGGCCCGCGAGCGGCTGCGCTCGTTCGCCGCCAGCGCCGACACCGTGGGCCTGTTCTTCGGCGAGGACTGCTTCCTGACGGTCGGCTCGATCCTGCTGATCACCGGCTTCGTCAACGCCACCTACCACGCCCATCTCGAACCGACCCAGCTCGCGCTCTGGGCCGTCCCCACCGCGATCTGCGCCACCGCGGTCCACGGGGCCCGGCTGCTGCGGCTGGACCGCTCCCTGGCCCGGACACGGCCCGCCGCGGGCACCGTCACCGCCACCGCCGGCGTCACGGAGGAGGCCAAGTGA
- a CDS encoding DUF979 domain-containing protein → MIRIEWLYWLVGAVFLAMAAQMATDRSNPKRFGSAAFWGLLGASFLYGTWVVKKTAPAAPLGAAVLVMICLAGFGLTGRGAPRTTGPEQRAASAARLGNRLFIPALTVPLVALVCATLLKGTHLAGKPLFEAGNETLLGLGLGVLIALAIGLFLCRERNPAVALHAGRGLLESMGWALLLPQLLAVLGSIFQAAGVGTQVGKLTVHLLPDGNKYGAVALYCLGMALFTVIMGNAFAAFPVMTAAVGWPVLITRLHGHPPVVLAVGMLAGFCGTLVTPMAANFNLVPAALLELKDQYGPIKAQLPTAGALLVCNIAIMSLFAF, encoded by the coding sequence GTGATCAGGATCGAGTGGCTGTACTGGCTGGTCGGCGCCGTCTTCCTGGCGATGGCCGCGCAGATGGCGACCGACCGCAGCAACCCCAAGCGGTTCGGCAGCGCCGCCTTCTGGGGGCTGCTCGGCGCGAGCTTCCTCTACGGCACCTGGGTCGTCAAGAAGACCGCGCCCGCCGCGCCCCTCGGCGCCGCGGTCCTGGTGATGATCTGCCTGGCCGGCTTCGGCCTCACCGGGCGCGGTGCGCCCAGGACCACCGGCCCCGAGCAGCGGGCCGCCTCCGCCGCCCGCCTCGGCAACCGGCTCTTCATCCCCGCGCTCACCGTCCCGCTGGTCGCGCTGGTCTGCGCCACCCTCCTCAAGGGGACGCACCTCGCGGGCAAGCCGCTGTTCGAGGCCGGCAACGAGACCCTCCTGGGCCTGGGCCTCGGAGTGCTCATCGCCTTGGCCATCGGCCTGTTCCTGTGCCGCGAGCGCAACCCCGCCGTCGCCCTGCACGCCGGGCGCGGGCTGCTGGAGTCCATGGGTTGGGCCCTGCTGCTCCCCCAACTCCTGGCCGTGCTCGGCTCGATCTTCCAAGCGGCCGGCGTCGGCACCCAGGTCGGCAAGCTGACCGTCCACCTCCTGCCCGACGGCAACAAGTACGGCGCGGTGGCGCTCTACTGCCTCGGCATGGCCCTCTTCACCGTCATCATGGGCAACGCCTTCGCCGCCTTCCCCGTCATGACCGCCGCCGTCGGCTGGCCCGTCCTGATCACCCGGCTGCACGGTCACCCTCCCGTCGTCCTGGCCGTGGGCATGCTGGCCGGCTTCTGCGGCACCCTGGTCACCCCGATGGCGGCCAACTTCAACCTGGTACCGGCCGCCCTGCTCGAACTCAAGGACCAGTACGGGCCGATCAAGGCCCAACTCCCCACCGCCGGAGCGCTTCTGGTGTGCAACATCGCCATCATGTCGCTGTTCGCGTTCTGA
- the pcp gene encoding pyroglutamyl-peptidase I, with protein MTRVLLTGFEPFGGDTLNPSWESALLVAADPPEGLEVTPARLSCVFGRAAEELRAAIQDTDPELVVCLGQATGRPDLTVERVAVNIDDARIPDNAGRQPIDRPVEHGGPAAYFATLPVKACVAAVREAGIPASLSHTAGTFVCNHVFYALMHHLATQRPTTRGGFVHVPALPEQVLDQGKPALPATAVAHALRALLTAAATRGADLHTPEGITH; from the coding sequence ATGACCCGAGTGCTGCTCACCGGCTTCGAACCGTTCGGCGGCGACACCCTCAACCCCTCCTGGGAGTCCGCCCTGCTGGTCGCCGCCGACCCGCCCGAGGGGCTGGAGGTCACGCCCGCCCGGCTGAGTTGCGTCTTCGGCCGGGCGGCCGAGGAGCTGCGCGCCGCGATCCAGGACACCGACCCGGAGTTGGTGGTCTGCCTGGGCCAGGCCACCGGCCGCCCCGACCTCACCGTCGAGCGCGTCGCCGTCAACATCGACGACGCGCGCATCCCCGACAACGCGGGCCGGCAACCCATCGACCGGCCCGTCGAACACGGCGGCCCTGCGGCCTACTTCGCCACCCTGCCGGTCAAGGCGTGCGTGGCCGCCGTCAGGGAGGCGGGCATACCCGCGTCGCTCTCCCACACCGCCGGGACCTTCGTCTGCAACCACGTCTTCTACGCCCTGATGCACCACCTCGCCACCCAACGCCCCACCACCCGGGGCGGGTTCGTCCACGTACCCGCCCTGCCCGAGCAAGTCCTCGACCAGGGCAAGCCCGCGCTCCCCGCCACCGCTGTCGCCCACGCCCTGCGCGCCCTGCTCACTGCCGCCGCGACCCGCGGCGCGGACCTCCACACCCCGGAGGGGATCACCCACTGA
- a CDS encoding fatty acid desaturase family protein, translating into MPTLHQTTTVTPASRPAPGGSDFARLSRRISAAGLLDRRPGYYSARAGLVLAAYLGGWWGVFALGDTWWQLGLAAAMSAVFAQVGLLSHDLAHRQVFTRRLPSEIGGRIAADLLMGMSYGWWMNKHTRHHANPNHEERDPDVAPDLVVWSQRQASQASGLARFIGRRQAYLFVPLLLLEGLNLSFNSFRALRGPAVKRPWLEGTLLVVHFAAYLGLVFAALPAGKAVAFLAVHQALLGLYLGCVFAPNHKGMLMVTPEMKLDFLRRQVLTSRNVRGNPFLDALMGGLNYQVEHHLFPNLPTPALGRAARITRDFCREQGIAYYETGLLRSYREIFTHLHRTGEPIRARG; encoded by the coding sequence ATGCCCACACTTCACCAGACGACAACCGTCACCCCTGCTTCCCGGCCGGCGCCCGGGGGCAGCGACTTCGCCCGACTGAGCCGCCGAATTTCCGCCGCAGGCCTGCTCGACCGGCGCCCCGGCTACTACAGCGCTCGTGCGGGCCTGGTGCTCGCCGCGTACCTGGGCGGCTGGTGGGGCGTGTTCGCGCTGGGCGACACCTGGTGGCAGCTCGGCCTGGCGGCGGCCATGTCCGCCGTCTTCGCCCAGGTCGGGCTGCTCTCCCACGATCTGGCACACCGTCAGGTGTTCACCCGGCGACTGCCGAGCGAGATCGGCGGCCGGATCGCCGCCGATCTGCTGATGGGGATGAGCTACGGCTGGTGGATGAACAAGCACACCCGCCACCACGCCAACCCCAACCACGAGGAACGGGACCCGGACGTCGCCCCCGACCTCGTCGTGTGGTCGCAGCGCCAGGCCAGCCAGGCGAGCGGCCTGGCCCGGTTCATCGGGCGCCGGCAGGCGTACCTGTTCGTCCCGTTGCTGCTGCTGGAGGGCCTCAACCTCAGCTTCAACAGCTTCCGCGCGCTGCGCGGCCCCGCCGTGAAGCGCCCGTGGCTGGAGGGCACCCTGCTGGTCGTCCACTTCGCGGCCTACCTCGGCCTGGTCTTCGCCGCTCTCCCGGCCGGCAAGGCGGTCGCCTTCCTCGCCGTCCACCAGGCGCTGTTGGGCCTCTACCTGGGCTGCGTCTTCGCCCCGAACCACAAGGGGATGCTGATGGTGACACCCGAGATGAAGCTCGACTTCCTGCGCCGCCAGGTGCTCACCTCGCGCAACGTCCGTGGCAACCCGTTCCTCGACGCCCTGATGGGCGGCCTCAACTACCAGGTGGAGCACCACCTCTTCCCCAACCTGCCGACCCCCGCCCTCGGCCGGGCCGCGCGGATCACCCGCGACTTCTGCCGGGAGCAGGGCATCGCGTACTACGAGACCGGCCTGCTCCGCTCGTACCGCGAGATCTTCACCCACCTGCACCGCACCGGCGAGCCGATCCGCGCACGCGGGTGA